The sequence gctcctCTCTGCTCGTCTGCTGTCCTGTCCTGTCTAGTTTTTCAATGCCAACCTTGTGCCAGGCACATTGTGCCTCTCTGGTCATGTGAAgcatttaatctattttgagcCACCTCTTGGGCCTTGTGAGGTCTCCTGCATCTTCAAGGACACGGGGTCAAAGCTGGACACAGGGTCAGAGCTGGGCCTGAGGAAGGGACCTGGGCTAGGGCAGCGCAGTGGGCATTGGGCTTCCTCGGGTCTGGGCAGCCTTCCTGGAGTGGGAGCCTGGTCCCCAGGGAGGAGGGCACGGGGCCGGTCCTGGGGAAGGCACCAGCCTAAGGTGTGGGCACCCTTGTCCCCCAAAGAGGAGTGCCCGGGGCTGGTCCCACAGGTGCCTGGGGGAAGGCACCAGCCTGAGGTTTGGGTGCCCCTTGACCCCAGGGAGGAGGGCCTGGGGCTGGTCCCGCAGGCACCTGGGGGGAAGACACCGGTGTGAGGTGTGGGTGCCCCTCGCCCCCCCAGGGAGGCAGGCCCGGGGCTGGTCCCCCAGGCTCCTTGGAGGTGGCACCGGCCTGAGGTGTGGGCACCCCTCACCCCCCAGGGAGGAGGCCCGGGGCTGGTCCCGCAGGCGCCCGGGGGAGGCACTGGCCTGAGGTGTGGGCGCCCCTTGTCCCCAGGGAGGAGGGCCCGGGGCTGGTCCCGCAGGCGCCCCGGGGAGGCACCGGCCTGAGGTGTGGGCGCCCCTTGTCCCCAGGGAGGAGGGCCCGGGGCTGGTCCCGCAGGTGCCCCGGGGAGGCACCGGCCTGAGGTGTGGGCACCCTCGCCCCCAGGTTCTACTGGGACTTCACCATGCTGCTGTTCATGGTGGGAAACCTCATCATCATTCCGGTGGGCATCACCTTCTTCAAGGACGAGACCACCGCCCCGTGGATTGTGTTCAATGTGGTCTCGGACACCTTCTTCCTCATGGACCTGGTGCTGAACTTCCGCACCGGCATCGTGATCGAGGACAACACGGAGATCATCCTGGACCCCGAGAAGATCAAGAAGAAGTACCTGCGCACGTGGTTCGTGGTGGACTTCGTGTCCTCCATCCCCGTGGACTACATCTTCCTCATCGTGGAGAAGGGCATCGACTCCGAGGTCTACAAGACTGCGCGCGCCCTGCGCATCGTGCGCTTCACCAagatcctcagcctcctgcggCTGCTGCGCCTTTCGCGTCTGATCCGCTATATCCACCAGTGGGAGGAGGTGaggtggggcggggggcggggtcAAGGCCGCCGGGGCGGGGCTATGAAGGTTCTGGGGTGGAGCTACAATGGTGCAGGGGCGGGGTCAAGGCCACCAGGGCGGGGCTACGAGGGTGCTGGGGTGGGGTCAGACATCAGGGGTAGGGCTGTGAGGGTGCTGGGGTGGAGCTACAGTGGTGCAGGGGTGGGGCCAAGGCAGCAGGGGAGGGGCTATGAGAGATCTGGGTGGTGTCCAGGCCCCAGGGGTGGGACTATGAGAGTGCAGGGGCGGGGCTTTGAGGATGCTGGGGTGGAGATACAACGGTGCAGGGGTAGGGCCAAGGCAGCAGGGGTGGAGCTTTCAGGGTGCTGAGCAGGGTTGAGGCAGCAGGGACAGGGCTATGATGCTGCTGGGGTGGAGTAAGCACCAGGGGCGGGGCTATGAGGGTTGTGCTGGGCGGAGTCACAGCAGGGGCGGGGCTATGAGGGTTGTGCTGGGTGGGGTCAAGCAGCAAGGGTGGGGCTATGAGGGTTTTTCTGGGCGTGGTCAGGCAGCAAGGGTGGGGTTATGAGAATTGTGCTGGGTGGGGTCAAGGAGCAGGGGTGGGGCTGTGACGATTGTGTTGGGCCGGGTCAAGTAGCAAGGGCGGGGCTATGAGGGTTGTGCTGGGCGGGGTCAATGAGCAGGGGCGGGGCTGTGATGGTTGTGCTGGGGTGGCGTCAAGGCAGCAGGGGCGGGGCTATGAGGGTTGTGCTGGGCAGGGTCAGGCAGCAAGGGAGGGGTTATGAGGATTTTTCTGGGCAGGGTGAAGGAGCAGGGTTGGGGCTGTAAGGGCTGTGCTGGGCGGGGTCAGGCAGCAAGGGCGGGGCTATAAGGGTTGTGCTGGGAGGGGTCAGGCAGCAGGGGCGGGGCTCTGAGGATTGTGCTGGGAGGGGTCAGGCAGCAAGGGCGGGGCTATAGGGGTTGTGCTGGGAGGGGTCAGGCAGCAAGGGCGGGGCTATAAGGGTTGTGCTGGGAGGGGTCAGGCAGCAAGGGCGGGGCTATAAGGGTTGTGCTGGGAGGGGTCAGGCAGCAAGGGCGGGGCTATAAGGGTTGTGCTGGGAGGGGTCAGGCAGCAAGGGCGGGGCTATAAGGGTTGTGCTGGGAGGGGTCAGGCAGCAGGGGCGGGGCTATGAGGGTTGTGCTGGGCGGGGTCAGCCAGCAAGGGCGGTGCTATAAGTGTTGTGCTGGGAGGGGTCAAGCAGCAAGGGCGGGGCTATAAGGGTTGTGCTGGGAGGGGTCAGGCAGCAGGGGCGGGGCTCTGAGGATTGTGCTGGGCGGGGTCAGACATCAGGTGTGGGGATATGAGGGTACTGGGGTGCTTTTAAGCAGCAGATACAGGGCTGAGGGGTACTGGATGGGGCCAAGCCTGTAGTGGTCGGGCTGTGGCTGTGGGACCAAGGCCACGAGGGGCTCCAGGTCGTGGATGAGGCTGCTGCAGAGCAGGAGCGGGGCAATGAGGGGTGTGGCTGCTCTGTGGCTTCAGGGGTGAGGCTGTGAGGGtactgcaggggtggggccaTAGCCACAGGGTCAGGACTTTGGCCACAGGGGCCGGGCCGTGGGTGAGAGTCAAGGCCACAGCTGCAGAGGTGTGGCCATGAGGAGGGCGGGGCCATAGCTGTAGGGGTGTGGCTTTGGCTACAAGGGCGGGGGCGCACAGGGCACTGGGACAGGGGTGGAGGTGAGTCTATGAGGTCTCCAGGGGAAGCAGGGGGCAGGGCTGTGGGGTGCAGGGCTATGAGGGCCCCAGGGACTGTGGCCAGGGCCACGGAAGTCAGTAAGGCTTGGTCGTGACACGAATGGGCGGGGCCACAGGGAAGGACAGGGCGGAGTTAAGGGTCCCAGCAGGGGCGGGACACAGGGCGGGCCTCGGGCTGCCGGGGTAAGGCTGGGGGGTGGGGCTTAGGGTGTTGCTCTGCGGGGGTGGAGCCCCAGGTGGGGGCGTGGGAGCTGCTGGGGCAGAACCTGGGTGTCCGGGGAGGCCATGGGGGCCAGGGAATGGTGTCACCAGGGCGGTGCGGGCGCAGCACCGACCCTTGGACACATCCATGTCCCTATTATTCATTCTGCTGTGTTCAAgctctggggaaactgaggtcagagAAGCCAAGCCTAGTCACTCACCCTCCCCCTAATTCCAGACCCCGCCACAATCCCGTCCTGGACCAAGTTTGTCACCCACGGCCACCAGTAGGGGCCTGGTGACTGTCCCGTGTCCTCCAGGCACCGCAGGCTggaggtggggggctgggggctggggtccTGGGATGGGAGGTGTGGATTTGGGCACGGGGGTCCTGAGGTGGGGACCATGGAGTGGGGTGAGGGTCCTGGGGCGGGGGCCGTGGATTTGGGGGCAGGGGTCCTGGGATGGGGTCcatggagtggggtgggggtccTGGGGTGGGGACTGTGGACTTGGGGGCGGGAGTCCTGGGATGGGGGCCGTGGAGTGGGGGTCCTGGGGTGGGGGCCGTGGAGTGGGGgtcctggggtgggggctgtggaTTTCAGGGTGGGGGTCCTGGGGTGGGGACCGTGGACTTGGGGGCAGGGGttctggggtgggggctgtggaCTTGGGGGCGGGAGTCCTGGGATGGGGACCGTGGAGTGGAGTTGGGGTTCTGTGGTGGGGGCTGTGGATTTGGGGGCAGGGGTCCTGGGGTGGGGGCCGTGGACTTGGGGGCAGGGGTTCTGGGGTGGGGACCGTGGACTTGGGGTCAGGGGTCCTGGGGTGGGGGCCGTGGACTTGGGGGCAGGGGTTCTGGGGTGGGGACCGTGGACTTGGGGTCAGGGGTCCTGGGGTGGGGACCGTGGTCTTGCGGGCAGGGGTTCTGGGGTGGGGACCGTGGACTTGGGGTCAGGGGTCCTGGGGTGGCGGCCGTGGACTTGGGGGTCAGGGGTTCTGGGGTGGCGGCTATGGACTTGGGGGTCAGGGGTCCTGGGGTGGGGACCGTGGACTTGGGGGCAGGGGTCCTGGGGTGGGGACCGTGGACTTGGGGGCGGGAGTCCTGGGATGGGGGCCGTGGAGTGGAGTGGGGGTCCTGGGGTGGGGCTGTGGATTTGGGGTCAGGGGTCCTGGGGTGGCGGCCGTGGACTTGGGGGTCAGGGGTCCTGGGGTGGCGGCCGTGGACTTGGGGGCAGGGGTTCTGGGGTGGGGGCCGTGGATTTGGGGTCAGGGGTCCTGGGGTGGCGGCCGTGGACTTGGGGGTCAGGGGTCCTGGGATGGGGGCTGTGGATTTGGGGTCAGGGgtcctggggtgggggctgtggatttgggggtggggctgcagggtggggtgggggtcctGGGGTGTGGCCATGGATTTGGGTGGGGGTCCTGGGGTAGGTTCTGTGTGTTTGGAGGGCAGGGGTGTTGGGGTGGGGTctgcagggtggggcagggggccTGAGGCAGAGCCGTGGATTTGAGGGCGGGGCCAGGAGCTCCTGCAGTGTGGGCGCTCGGGACTGGGGCTCTGAGGTGGGGGCCGGGGGGGCAGCGGGGCAGCGGGTGGGGGGCAGCGGGTGGGGGGCGCTCGGGACTGGGGCTCTGAGGTGGGGCCGGGGGGCagcgggtgggggtggggggctcacGGCGCCTTCCTGCAGATCTTCCACATGACCTATGACCTGGCCAGCGCGGTGATGCGCAtctgcaacctcatcagcatGATGCTGCTGCTCTGCCACTGGGACGGCTGCCTGCAGTTCCTGGTGCCCATGCTGCAGGACTTCCCGCGCAACTGCTGGGTGTCCATCAacggcatggtggtgagcaccgcGGGCCCTGACGGAGGGGGACCCGGGCCCCCTTATCCGCCTTACAGAGGGGGGACCCAGGCTCCCTTATCCCCCTTACAGAGGGGGCACCCGGGCCCCCTTATCCCCCTTACAGAGGGGGGACCCAGGCTCCCACACAGAGGGGGGACCCAAGCCCTTCAGAAGTGGAGACAAGACCCCACCCTTACGGAGGGGAGGACCCAGGCCCCTACCGAGATGGGGACAAGACCCCCCTTATACAGGGGAGGACTCAGGCCTCTTTACAAAGGGGGACCCAGAACTGCAGCCCCGGGGTTGACCTGTTAGTGCCCCTGGGGGCTGAAACAGCCACTTGGAGCCTTTCAGGCCTGGGATCGTCCGTGGAGAGAAGCCGAGTGTGATTATGATGAGATCTGTCACCCAGACCTCTGCTTAGTGCTTTTTCCAGTGGATTTCCCTTTTTAATTTAcctacatttattattattatttgcttattctttttgagactgagtttcactctgtcgcccaggctggagtgcagtggcgcgatctctgctcaccgcaacctgggcctcccggggttcaagcgattctctcgcctcagcctcccgagtagctgggactacaggcgcccgccatcgcacctgggtaatttttgtacttttagtagagacagggtctcgccatgttggccatgctggtctcaaacccctgacctcaggtgatccacctgcctcggcctcccaaagtgctgggattacaggggtgagccactgtgcctggcctcatttacATACATTTAATTCAAAGAACAATTGAagaactgggtatggtggtgttcacttgtggtctcagctactcaggaggctgagggggttggatcccttgagcccagaagtttaggctgcagtgggccacgattgcaccactgcactccagcctgggccacagagccagacctgATCTCTGACAACTAAAGAACAATTTACATCATAGCCCTGAAATGGGGAAGTGGTATCACATGCCAAAGAAACAgtaaatgggccgggcacagtggttcacggctgtaatcccagcactttgggaggccgaggcaggtggatcacccgaggtcaggagtctgagaccagcctggccaacatggtgaaaccccacttctactaaaaatacaaaaattagccgggcgtggtggtgcacgcctgtagtcccagctacttgagaggctgaggcaggagaatcgcttgaacctgggaagcggaggctgcagcgagccgaggtcgcaccacggcactcccaCCTAggctacaagagcgaaactccatctaaaaagaaaaaaaaaggaataataaatgaAGGCAGTCCCAGATTCCCCGTGCTTCCTGGCTGAGATGTGCTGACTGTTAAGAAGGGTCAGTGATGGGAGCCCTTGGGCGTTAGTCAGGTTAGTGCCCCAGCGAGCCTTTGTCCCCGCCTGGGGAGTGATGGGCCCCAGCTTCCAGGTGCATATAGGGCTTGGGATGTGTTTGGTTTGGACACAGAGCAGGTGGGCATTGATGGGGTAAGGAGCAACAGAGGGAAAACCCACCAGTGCCcctccccagagcctggcacagctGCCCGGGCTGAGGCAGTCCATTGTCTGGCTGCCGCCCGCGCATGTGGTCCCATTTCCTGGACAGAGCCCCGCAGCCCCCCTTTCCCGGCCGGGTCAACTGAGGACTTGGTGGGACAGGACCTCCTGGGCCGGCCTGGTGTGTCCGCCCGCCCTGCCCCTCTGCTCTGGCCCAGGTGCTCCCTGGAACTTTCGCCCCCTCTTGACCTCACAAATGTTCTGATCTCAGAGGCTGCAAAAGTCGGGGTCCAGACTCTTGGCCTtggggtctcagtttccccaggaGTGAAGTGGGCAGCTAGCATCAGCCCTGGTCCTACTGCCGACTCACCGTGACAAGTGTGCAAACCATGTCATCTACCTGGGTCTCCGTTTCTCTTGGTTACCTCTGAGCATGGGGAGCTCAGTGCCTGGGGGAGGGCGGGCGGTGGGCCCTTGAGGACCAGGGGCTCCCGGGGCGAGAGCacctgcccaccaccacccctcctGCTGGCCTTGCAGAACCACTCGTGGAGCGAACTGTACTCCTTCGCGCTCTTCAAGGCCATGAGCCACATGCTGTGCATTGGGTACGGCCGGCAGGCGCCCGAGAGCATGACGGACATCTGGCTGACCATGCTTAGCATGATCGTGGGCGCCACCTGCTACGCCATGTTCATCGGCCACGCCACTGCCCTCATCCAGTCGCTGGACTCCTCGCGGCGCCAGTACCAGGAGAAGGTCTGAGGGAGGCGGGTCTGGGATCTCATGGGGGAGGCAGGCCCGGCCCTGGGATCTGATAGGGGAGGCAGGCCCAGCCCTGGGGTCTGAGGAGAGAGGCGGGCCCGGCCCTGGGGTCCGATGGGGGAGGCAGGCCTGGATCTGGGGTCCGAGGGGAGAGGCAGGCCCAGCCCTGGGGTCCGAGGCGAGAGGCAGACTTGGCCCTCCACCCAGCTCCAAGTGGCATGCTCAGGGCACAGACAGCGTGATGGGGAGGTCAGGGACCCTGGGGGTCCGTGGCTGTGATTAGGAGGAACAGAAACCCTTGCAGCCGGCGGTGAGAAGCGCTGGCCGTGTGATGGGGAGGGAGGTCTGGAGCCTGGAGATGGActtggggcaggggctggggaggggactcAGGCTGGGCTGGAAGGGGCTGAGTTGGGGTCAGGGCAGGTCAGGGTCAGTCACTGGACGTAGGAAGCCCCTGGGGCTGAAGGAGGATATGGGGGAGCCTGGAGTGAGAGACAGGCATTGCCAGGAGGCGGGGCCCACCTGGGGGTCTCTAGGCCGGCTCAggatggggctggggtgggaaggggcCTGGCGGGTCCAGAGAGGCCTGGGGTCACTTGAGGACACGCCGGTGGCCGGCAGTCAGGGCCAGGCTTCAGGGACAGCAAGGCTGCCCCACTGCTCAGATGTGGCCTCTGGCCTGCAGCGTCCACCGGGCTAATCCTAGGCTTGGCCGTGCAGGGGACACAGGGGAGCCAGGAGGGGTGGAGGGAGATTAGGATTGGCCCCATGGGCGGCCCCTGGAGTTGGGCCTCATGCtccgctctgtgcctcagtttctctctgtgAAGCGGCTGGCTGGGAGTCAAgtgccccctctccccaccccccgaGCAGTGGCTGGCAGGATCGGCTGGGTCAGCTGGGCCCCGTGCCAGGCGCCCGGCTGTCCGGAAGCCACGGGCCTCGCACCCAAACATAAGCTGGTGCCACCACCCGCCCGCCGTCACGGGTTCCGCTGAGCTCAGGGCAGCTGTGGCCGGGCGGGGCTGGGGCGGAAGTGAGGCTGGAGCCATCGGGGGGCACCGTCCTGGGGACAGCAGGGCCTGGCACCCCTGCCTGGCACCCACGCTCCCTTCCCTGCTCAGGAGGGGCTGACCCGGCGGTTTCTAGAGAGATCATCAGGGAGGGGTCGGAGCCCCTGCAGGGTTGGAGGCCCTAGGACGGGGGTCCTGTGTGTCAGGGTACCTGGGCCCTCTCCTCATAGAGTCAGGTGCCCACCCATTCCTCAGGGGtggggttgccagataaaattcAGGGCACTGGGcttggctcagtggctcacgcctgcaatcccagtgctttgggaggccgagacggggatcacctgaggtcaggaatttaagaccagccggAGCAACATGACgagacctcatccctacaaaaaataaaaaaattagcaggggccgggcgcggtggctcaagcctgtaatcccagcactttgggaggccgagacgggcggatcacgaggtcaggagatcgagaccatcctggctaacatggtgaaaccccgtctctactaaaaaatacaaaaaactagccgggcgaggtggcggcgcctgtagtcccagctactcgggaggctgaggcaggagaatgatgtgaacccgggaggtggagcttgcagtgagctgagatccggccactgcactccagcctgggcgacagagcgagactccgtctcaaaaaaaaaaaaaaaaaaaaaaaaaattagcagggtgtggtggtgcacacctgtaatccccgctactcaggaggctgaggtgggaggattgcttgaggccagaggctcaaaaaaaaaaaaaattcatgatacgtagttacatctgaatttcagaGAAACGCCAAAtaaggtttttagtttatttcagATATTACAAGGATAACTTAAACTAAacattgttcttgtttttctgcagttcaacttatttatttatgttgtttgtttgttgtttttgagatggagtctccctctgtcatccagactggagtgcaggggcatgatctcagctcactgcagcctccgcctcctgggttcaagcgattctcctgcctcagcctcccgagtagcggggactacaggcacctgccaccacgccaggctgacttttgtatttttagtaaagatggggtttcaccatgttggccaggctggtcttgaactcctgacctcaagtgatccacccgcctcctcctcccaaagtgctgggattacaggcgtgaacccccGCTCCCAGCCTGCAATTCAACTTTAAATGGAGATCCTGAACTTTATCCGCCAACCCTGCCCCGacaattaatttaatattattttagaattattatttaGGATATCAGTATCAATTATTCAGAATGTTAAGAATGAATcgacttggccaggcgcggtggttcacacctgtaatcccagcactttgggaggccgaggagcccaggagttaaagaccagcctgggcaacatggtgagacctcatccccacaaaaaatcaaagaatcagccaggcgtggtggcgcacacctgtagtccctgctactcaggaggctgaggtgggaggctcgcttgagcccggaggtggaggctgcggtgagctgtgatcgcgccactgccctccagcctgggcgacagagtgagactctcccagaaaaaaaaaaaaaattgagtttatCATTGAAACGAATTCAACTCCGATTTAAATAGAAGCATGTTTATTTGCTGTTGTGGAATCTGGCGGCCCGTGTGTGGCGGATGCCTGTCTCCCTGCCTCAGGCCGGGGCGGTGTCTGACCCAGCCCTGACCCCCAACAGTACAAGCAGGTGTGAAGGCCTGTCTCCCTGCCTCAGGCCGGGGCGGTGTCTGACCCAGCCTCGCCTCCTCCCCATGGTACAAGCAGGTGCCCGTGTGCCCGCTGCAGGCCGGGACGGTGTCTGACCCAACCTCACCTCCCCACAGTACAAGCAGGTGCCCGTGTGCCCGCTGAAGGCCGGGGCGGTGTCTGACCCAGCCTCGCCTCCTCCCCACAGTACAAGCAGGTGCCCGTGTGCCCGCTGCAGGCCGGGGTGGTGTCTGACCCAGCCTCGCCTCCTCCCCACAGTACAAGCAGGTGGAGCAGTACATGTCCTTCCACAAGCTGCCGGCCGACTTCCGCCAGAAGATCCACGACTACTATGAGCACCGTTACCAGGGCAAGATGTTCGACGAGGACAGCATCCTGGGCGAGCTCAACGGGCCCCTGCGGGAGGTGAGGCGGGCGCCGGGCAGGCGGGAGGCAGCCTCGGGCACAGGGCCGGCCTCCCTCTCCTGGCGCCCAGGAGCCGGTCCCTGAAGGAGGCGCGGAGCCTCAGCTGCCCCAGGAGGGACTTGAGCTAGACCTGTACACGCACCCTCCCCCgccgtgagcctctgcacccccGGGACCCCCGCCACCCCCGCCTTGCTTCCCGATGCCCCCTTAGCAGACCTGCCGGGGTCTGTGCCCGACAGGGCGGGGCAgaagcagggcagggtggggagggaggagctgcAGAGGCCCCGCTGAGCACCAGGGCCTGGGGGCACACAGGCTGATGAGGAGGGGGTTTAACTCCCAGCTGTTTCTGTAGCTTGGGTGACCCTGGGCGAGTTTCCCGGGGCTGCGGGAACAAACCCCCCCAGTCTGGCTAGAACAGCAGAGATTCGGCCTCCCACggtcctggaggccagaagcccaAAATCAAGGCGTGGGCCGGCCGCGCTACCCTCCCCGGACCCCccgggaggatccttcctgcctcttccggAGTCTGCGGCTCCAGGCGCCCTCGGCTTGCAGATGCATCTCCCTGGTCTCCGCCTCCATCTGCTCACAGCCCTCTCCCCTGTGCGTCTCTGTCTCTTCTTGCAAATCCATCCGACGACGTTGGATCAGGGCCCACCCGGTTCCTCGTGGCTTCTCCTTAACTGGGTCatgtctgcaaagaccctgtttccacatGAAACCGGGGTTCGGGATGTCAGCCTGTGATTCTGGGAGATGTAGGTCAACCCACAACACCCATCAAGCAGTGGTTGAGCGCCGACTGCATGCCCTGCTCTGTGCTCGAAGGCCTTACCCTAAGGAAGCAGGGCCTAGGGAAGGCGGCTGTGATCACACAGGCAGCAGAGAGCAGctctgggaagtggggagggatgagGATGGGGAGGCAACGTCAGAGCACGGCCACGTGTGAGCCGGGCAGGGTGTCCCGGGGGGAGCACCTGGCTTGGGCAGAGGCCCCgaggaggggctggaggagcTGGGCGAGGAGGCGGACAGGACGGGCCTGACCCTCGGGACCGCGGGCCCCGGGAATGCTTCTGGGGGGCATTTACACGCATTGCCTCCCAGGAGGCATACACTGCGGTTCGCTTTGCTGAAAATGTTTAATTGCATTTGATGACTatgattttcattcattcatttatagagAGATAACTCACAGACCACAAAATGCATAAAATGCAGTGGCTTTTAGTATTAACAGAGTGATGCACCCGACGCCACAACCAACTCCAGAACGTTCTCAAAAAGGAGACCTAGGCTGTCAGTCGCCAGCCTGGCTCCCCgtccccagcccttggcaacctaCACTACTTGGTCATTATTTAGGTGCTTAGGAGTTGCAAAGTCAAATCTTTAAACCCACATatgtccaggtgcggtggctcacgcctgtaatcccagcacttcgggaggccgaggcgggcggatcacctgaggtcgggagttcgagaccagcctggccaacatggtaaaaccccgtctctactaaaaatacaaaatatagccgggcgtggtggtgggcgcctgtaatcccagctactcgggaggctgaggcaggagaatcacttgaacccaggaggcagagattgcagagagcaaaggtcacgccactgcactccagcctgagcgacagagagagactcggtctcaaaaaaacaaaaacaacagcgtATATTCAGAGAAGCCTGGCTCTGTCCTGTCCCTGTCCCTCTACCCAGTTTCCTGCATTGGACATTTCCactttagtgttttgttttgtttttagaaacggagtcgagtctcattctgttgcccaggctggagtgcagtggtgcagtctcagctcactgcaacctccgcctcccaggttcaagcgattctcccacctcagcctcctgagtagctgatattacaggggagcgtcaccacgcctggttaatttttgtatttttagtagagacggggtttcaccatattgtccaggctggtctcgaactcccaacctcaagtgatccgcctgcctcggcctcccaaagtgctgggattacaggtgtgagccaccgcactcggccaacttttttttttttagacacagtctcgctctgtcacccaagctggagtgccgtggcgcaatcttggctcatggcaacctccacctcctgggttcaaacttgaactcccaacctcaggtgatgctcctgcctcagccacctgagtggctgggattacaggcatgtaccaccccatctggctaatttttgtatttttagtagagacggggtttcacggtgttagccgggatggtcttgatctcctgatctcgtgattcacccgcctcggcctcccaaagtgctgggattacaggcgtgagccactgcgacgggcctgggcctttttttttttttttttttcccttgagacgagtctcactctgtcaccaggctggagtgcaatggcatgatctcggctcactgcaacctctgcctcatgggttcaagcaattctctgcctcagcctcccgagtggctgggactacaggcgcctgccaccacgcccagctaattttttttttttttttttttttgtatttttagtagagacagagtttcaccatcttggccaggctggtcttgaactcctgaccttgtgatccacccgcctcggcctcccaaagtgctggaattacaggcatgagccaccgctcctggcctttatatttatttatttttgagatagtcttgctctgtcacccaggatggagtgcagtggcacgatctttgttcactgcaacctctgtctcctgggttcaagagattctcctgcctcagcctcctgagtagctgagattataggcgtgtgcccccacacccagctaatttttgtatttttagtagagacggggttttaccatattggtcaggctggtcttaaactcttgatctcaggtgatctgcttgcctcagcctcccacagtgccaggattacaggcatgagccgccattcctggcctatttttcttttcttttcttttcttttc comes from Macaca fascicularis isolate 582-1 chromosome 19, T2T-MFA8v1.1 and encodes:
- the HCN2 gene encoding potassium/sodium hyperpolarization-activated cyclic nucleotide-gated channel 2 isoform X3; this encodes MDARGGGGRPGESPGATPAPGPPPPPPPAPPQQQPPPPPPPAPPPGPGPAPPQQPPRAEALPLEAADEGGPRGRLRSRDSSCGRPGTPGAASTAKGSPNGECGRGEPQCSPAGPEGPARGPKVSFSCRGAASGPAPGPGPAEEAGSEEAGPAGEPRGSQASFMQRQFGALLQPGVNKFSLRMFGSQKAVEREQERVKSAGAWIIHPYSDFRFYWDFTMLLFMVGNLIIIPVGITFFKDETTAPWIVFNVVSDTFFLMDLVLNFRTGIVIEDNTEIILDPEKIKKKYLRTWFVVDFVSSIPVDYIFLIVEKGIDSEVYKTARALRIVRFTKILSLLRLLRLSRLIRYIHQWEEIFHMTYDLASAVMRICNLISMMLLLCHWDGCLQFLVPMLQDFPRNCWVSINGMVNHSWSELYSFALFKAMSHMLCIGYGRQAPESMTDIWLTMLSMIVGATCYAMFIGHATALIQSLDSSRRQYQEKYKQV